The DNA sequence CGGAAGTACCGGGGATCGACGCAAACGACTTCTTTACCAACTTCAACTGGAAACTCTGGGTTCGTTGCACTTACGACGGTACCTACTTCCGAAGCGCCTTCACCCTTGAATTCCAGCCCAACACCAATTTCGGCGAACGCCATCCGTACGAAATCCCGAATTCGGGTGGTAACGCCGGTAGCGATAACGAAATCCTCCGGTTTATCCTGTTGCAGGATCAGGTACATAGCCTCGACATAGTCTTTGGCATGGCCCCAGTCGCGTTGCGAATCAAGGTTGCCCAGATAAACTTTGTCCTGCAGCCCAAGACCGATACGTGCAACAGCGCGGGTGATTTTGCGCGTTACGAACGTTTCACCCCGAAGTGGGGATTCGTGGTTAAAGAGAATTCCGTTACAGGCATACATATTATACGCTTCACGGTAGTTCACCGTGATCCAGTAGCCGTACAATTTTGCTACGGCATAGGGTGAGCGGGGATAGAACGGGGTCGTCTCCGACTGAGCGTGTCCCTGAACACCACCGTACAACTCAGATGTCGACGCCTGATAAACGCGGGTTTTTTCCGTCAAACCAAGCAGCCGGACAGCTTCCAGAATACGCAGGGTACCAATACCATCTACCTGAGCCGCATATTCCGGCTCTTCGAAACTAACCTGCACGTGCGACATTGCACCGAGGTTATAAATCTCGTCGGGCTGGACTTCCTGAATGATTCGAATGATGTTGGTCGAGTCGGACAGATCGCCGTAGTGCAGCTTGAATCGAATGTTACGTTCGTGGGGATCTTCATACATGTGATCGATCCGCTGCGTGTTAAATAACGAGCTCCGGCGTTTGATGCCGTGCACCTCATATCCTTTATCCAACAACAACTCGGCCAGGTATGCTCCGTCTTGTCCGGTCACGCCGGTTATTAACGCTTTTTTCATAGTATATGTACTGGAATAGGCTGCTGCCCGACTTAACTCAAAACGGATCAAATATAAGGCCGAGGTCTGAAGTTGTCCCGTTATTTTATTAACAGGCTCCGCCGAACGTCTACTTTATCAGGCTGTAGCTGCGCTGACGCAAGCAATTGCCGGATAGAAGCATAATACCGCTCTGCATCCATTCGACGCATGAAGTCGCCGACTTTAAGTTTATAGGTAGGCTGATTATAACTCAAATATGCACTAAGTTCGGGAAAATTCTGATAGATAAGTAACTTAATTGACTCTACTTCCTGCCGTTGGGTGCCCACGTACACCTGAACACGAAAGCCTGGCGCATACCGGATAGATCTATTCTGATTGGCAATCGTGTCCATAACAGCATCAAGCCGCCGGTTTACGTGCATGGCTTCGGCGGGTCCGCTCGGTTTGCGGGGTTCGGCCCGGCGGGGAGCTGTGGCTGTGGTGGGTGCAGACGTAGTAGGCGTTGCGGGGCGGCTGGCCGTAGATGTGTTGGGCGCTGCCGGTGTTTTATAGGTAGGTCGAACCGACGATAAATCCTCGTTGTAGCCGTTATAATCGACTGTCGATCGTCCCGAAACCGCTGGTCGGCTACCGGCGCAACCACCTAATCCTACCACGAGTAATACCAGTAAACCACCGTATCCGAAGTGCATAACAATCATTGAATGAGAACGCAAAAATAGTCATTTTGACTTTCCCACTGCGACATCTGCCCTGAAGGTCACCATCGCCACCGGGATTTTGGTTAATTTTGAGCATCTATTACTACCAACAGATGCTTAATATACAAAGCCACGTATCGCTCAAACCCTATAACACATTCGGGATTGACGCCAACGCTCGCTACTTAGTTGAAATCAACCACGCTGATGATATAAATACGCTTCTCCAACTGAGCGATTTCGTCAACATTCCTAAACTTATTTTGGGTGGTGGCAGTAACGTGCTGCTCTGTCACGATTTTGATGGCCTGGTCATCAAAATGAATATACAGGGCATTGAGGTCATCCGGGAAGATGACGATCACGTTTATGTTGTTGCCGGGGCCGGTGTGGGTTGGCACGAACTGGTTCTGTTCTGCGTCCAGCATGGCTATGCGGGTATGGAGAATTTATCGCTCATTCCCGGTACGGTAGGCGCTGCACCACTGCAGAATATTGGAGCGTATGGCGTTGAGCTTGAACAGGTATTTGAATCGTTAACGGCAGTTCATACACGCACGGGAGAACGTCGGACCTTTCTGCACGCCGACTGCCAGTTTGGTTACCGTGAGAGCGTTTTTAAACATGAATTGAAAGGACAGTACATCATAACCGGTGTTACCTTCCAGCTCGACAAACGACCGACCTTTCACACCCGCTACGGGGCTATTCAGGAAACATTAGCGGAGATGGGCATATCGGACGACGCCTTATCCATCAAGGCCATCAGCGATGCCGTTATCCGGATTCGGCGCAGTAAATTACCCGATCCAGCGCAGATTGGGAACGCAGGTAGTTTTTTCAAGAATCCCGAAATTCCGAAAGCGCAGTTCGACACGCTAAAAGGACAATTTGGTGCTTTACCAGGCTATCCAATTGGTGAAGATACGGTGAAGATTCCCGCTGGCTGGCTTATCGAACAGGCAGGCTGGAAAGGATACCGGGCCGGCAGCGCAGGCGTTCACGCCAAACAGGCGCTGGTCCTGGTCAACCATGGTAACGCGACGGGTCAGGAGCTTCTGGCACTTGCCAAACAGGTGCAGGACTCCGTGCAGGAGAAATTCGGCGTGTCTATCACACCCGAAGTCAATATAATCTAAATCCGCTGTAAAGTGGTACGTCATAAGTCGAAAAGGGGCTGATGCACATGCGTCAGCCCCTTTTCGATTTGGTACTGTATGACCCTTATTCGAAGCACAACGAAGCGGCTCCAAGCAAGCCAGCATCATTCCCCAACGTAGCGCGCCGAATCAGCAACCCGTTCTTGTAATAGTCGTTTAACCAGTAGTCGAGCGTTTTCTCGACCGCAGGCAGAATGTAATCGAAGGATGCCGAGAGGCCTCCGCCAATCAATACTTGTTTAATATCCAGAATCTTGATGAGGGCGGCCAGACCTTCGCCCAGCATTTCGCCCACCTCGGTCCAGATCTGCAACGCCAGTTCATCGTCTTCGGCTGCTGCGGCTACCAGACCCGTAGTCGAGATATCACCATCGGCGGATAGCTGCGTTTCGCCTTTGAACTCACTCCGGCGCAGGTTAGCCAGTTCGAGTAACTCCTTTTTGCCGATGTTTCGCTCCAGCACCCGGCCATTCCGCGACGGGATGTGACCCGGCTCCATGGCGTTACCATCGCCACCGGTAAAAATCTTTTTATTGATGATGGCCGCGCCACCCACGCCCGTACCGAGCGTAATGAAAATGTAGTTTTCTTTGATTTTCTCTTCGGCGAAGTAGTACTCCCCCAGCGCAGCCGCATTGGCATCGTTAGCCAGGAAGAACTGGACACCCGGAAAACGCTTGGTGAGCGTATCAACCATAGGTGTACCGTCGATTTCCGGAATAGCCGTGATCTCCAGCGGAACAGTGCGGTCGGCGTTTAGCATGCCCGGCAAACCGATACCGACTTTTTTAACGTTCTTATTCGCCAGCAGCTGTAGCGCAACGGCATCGCCGAAGCGTTCGACAAAATGGCCTGACTGCCGCCAGCTCATGGTATCGTGGCTATAAAAGTTGGAAATTTTGCCAGTGTCGGCTTCGACAATACCCATTTTGACGTTCGTGCCGCCAACGTCGATACCCAGATATTCAACGGAAGACATTCGTAAGTGCTCAGTTTATGGTTTTGGTTGCTGGTTCGGACCGATGAAGTGGGCCGCAAGATACGAAGGAAGAAAATAATGACTACTGAATATTGATCAACGTGTAAACAAGGATCCCCATTCGGTAGCCTCCGGTACCCGCCCGTTGTAAGCCTGACTACAAGTCGCCTAGTTGGGGACGAATGAGAATTTCCTCAACGACAGCACTTTTGGACAACGAATAAGCCATCCAGACGCTGTCGGCAACGTCTTCGGGTTTCATAAACCGATCCTTGGGCAAATCCGTACCCGTCCAGCTGGCGGTGAGGGTAGCCCCCGGCAAGAGGGCCGTTACCTTGACATCGTGGGGTTTCAGTTCTTCGCGCAGTACGCGGCTCATACCCAGCAACGCAAATTTAGAGATACAATACGATCCACCATTGGTGTAGGCGGTGATGCTGGCGGTAGAGCACATCATGAAAATATGTCCTTTCCGCTGAATCATCATGTCACGTACCAAACCACGGGTAAGGTGGTAGGCGCTTCCTACGTTGGTATTCATCAGTTCCTCAAAGACGCCTTCGGCTTCGTTATGAATCTGTCCCGGCTGAAAGACGCCCGTATTATTGACGAGCACATCGACCGGGCGACTCAGTGACTGGACATAGCCAACCAGCGAATCAACTCCGGCACGGCTGGACAAATCGGCGGCAAACGGGAGCAGACTACTCCCCTCCACTCCTTCAACCGATCGGGCACATACGACAGCGTCGAAGCCCTGAGCAACGAAGCGGTCTACAATGGCAC is a window from the Spirosoma rigui genome containing:
- the gmd gene encoding GDP-mannose 4,6-dehydratase is translated as MKKALITGVTGQDGAYLAELLLDKGYEVHGIKRRSSLFNTQRIDHMYEDPHERNIRFKLHYGDLSDSTNIIRIIQEVQPDEIYNLGAMSHVQVSFEEPEYAAQVDGIGTLRILEAVRLLGLTEKTRVYQASTSELYGGVQGHAQSETTPFYPRSPYAVAKLYGYWITVNYREAYNMYACNGILFNHESPLRGETFVTRKITRAVARIGLGLQDKVYLGNLDSQRDWGHAKDYVEAMYLILQQDKPEDFVIATGVTTRIRDFVRMAFAEIGVGLEFKGEGASEVGTVVSATNPEFPVEVGKEVVCVDPRYFRPTEVDLLLGDPTKAMTQLGWKPKYDLPALVNDMMTADINLFRRDQLLAKSGHQVLNYFE
- a CDS encoding ROK family protein — its product is MSSVEYLGIDVGGTNVKMGIVEADTGKISNFYSHDTMSWRQSGHFVERFGDAVALQLLANKNVKKVGIGLPGMLNADRTVPLEITAIPEIDGTPMVDTLTKRFPGVQFFLANDANAAALGEYYFAEEKIKENYIFITLGTGVGGAAIINKKIFTGGDGNAMEPGHIPSRNGRVLERNIGKKELLELANLRRSEFKGETQLSADGDISTTGLVAAAAEDDELALQIWTEVGEMLGEGLAALIKILDIKQVLIGGGLSASFDYILPAVEKTLDYWLNDYYKNGLLIRRATLGNDAGLLGAASLCFE
- the murB gene encoding UDP-N-acetylmuramate dehydrogenase, with amino-acid sequence MLNIQSHVSLKPYNTFGIDANARYLVEINHADDINTLLQLSDFVNIPKLILGGGSNVLLCHDFDGLVIKMNIQGIEVIREDDDHVYVVAGAGVGWHELVLFCVQHGYAGMENLSLIPGTVGAAPLQNIGAYGVELEQVFESLTAVHTRTGERRTFLHADCQFGYRESVFKHELKGQYIITGVTFQLDKRPTFHTRYGAIQETLAEMGISDDALSIKAISDAVIRIRRSKLPDPAQIGNAGSFFKNPEIPKAQFDTLKGQFGALPGYPIGEDTVKIPAGWLIEQAGWKGYRAGSAGVHAKQALVLVNHGNATGQELLALAKQVQDSVQEKFGVSITPEVNII
- a CDS encoding sporulation protein, with product MHFGYGGLLVLLVVGLGGCAGSRPAVSGRSTVDYNGYNEDLSSVRPTYKTPAAPNTSTASRPATPTTSAPTTATAPRRAEPRKPSGPAEAMHVNRRLDAVMDTIANQNRSIRYAPGFRVQVYVGTQRQEVESIKLLIYQNFPELSAYLSYNQPTYKLKVGDFMRRMDAERYYASIRQLLASAQLQPDKVDVRRSLLIK
- a CDS encoding SDR family oxidoreductase, whose amino-acid sequence is MNPLIVVTGGTKGIGRAIVDRFVAQGFDAVVCARSVEGVEGSSLLPFAADLSSRAGVDSLVGYVQSLSRPVDVLVNNTGVFQPGQIHNEAEGVFEELMNTNVGSAYHLTRGLVRDMMIQRKGHIFMMCSTASITAYTNGGSYCISKFALLGMSRVLREELKPHDVKVTALLPGATLTASWTGTDLPKDRFMKPEDVADSVWMAYSLSKSAVVEEILIRPQLGDL